A region of the Paenibacillus sp. J23TS9 genome:
AATAGAAATGTATGTATCCTCATCAAGAATTGCCTTATACAAATGGATTAAACCTCCTCATCAAAAAACTACCATTAAACACGCCTTTGAAGTTTGACATTACATTCTGACGTTGTCGCAGTGACATACTCCATATAATTCACAGAGCCGTTAAAGTTCAAATAAGCTTCATAACGCATGCGGATTGCGGGCAAGGTAATGAGATCCAGAACACTTTCCTTGGGAACCCAACTGCACTCGCTCGTTTCTTCAGAGGTAGCTAACTCTCCACCCACAGCTTTGCACACGAAATCAAACATGACCTTCGTAGGGACATCAGTCACACCGTCATACCATTTATGGATCGCTGTATTCGAAACAACACTAATTAAATAGCTAACAGTGGCGTCTATTCCACTTTCCTCTTTGATTTCACGAATCACGCCATCAATCAGATTTTCTCCAACTTCTGTGATCCCCACCAGGATACACCCAACCATCGTCATGTGCTTTTACTAATAAGATATTTCCATTTCCATCTTCTACTATTCCGCCTGCCGATACAATATGTGTCGGAAATGCCATTTCACGACCTCCTAATACAGTAAATTTATATATTTATCCCACGTACTTCTACTTGTTCAGACTTTGTGGAATGCGTATAAATGCTGTCTAACATGCTCATGAGAGTAATCAACAATGTCTTGGTTCATTTCTGGATTTCCATCCTGCTCCTTTCCGTTCTCAAATCAAAACGATATGGGATATTATAACATTAAAATTACTATTTAGGAGATTCAGTGCATTCATCTGCTCGTTAATACAATGAGCAGGACTCCATAGCGCCTGCTCAACGATGTATTATATTCAATTATTGTTCCCTATTAGCGGAACAAAGTGTTGCTACGGCTGCCTTTCGATATTGAATCTTCTATATCTGTAACTATACAAGGGCCGATTGTTAATAGGCTTGGCGGCTTCTTTAAAATGGTTTAAGGACCATAAGCACGGTGATGGCAATCATCATCACCAGTGAAGCCAACTCGATGGGTACCATCTTCT
Encoded here:
- a CDS encoding NUDIX hydrolase, with translation MGITEVGENLIDGVIREIKEESGIDATVSYLISVVSNTAIHKWYDGVTDVPTKVMFDFVCKAVGGELATSEETSECSWVPKESVLDLITLPAIRMRYEAYLNFNGSVNYMEYVTATTSECNVKLQRRV